In one Spirosoma rigui genomic region, the following are encoded:
- a CDS encoding sensor histidine kinase, whose product MTLAPSYTAVRLFLDGMLSMMALFALLSYFQHRKPLYWQYSLYIACMILDLRLSDLGYAQPDYQPGAFYPETLLESLGYMVYIRFAILLVDPIRQDPTSYRLMRLLLIGFAAALFFDTILWLANVSAIMRSTVYMTNRLLISTGVVYLVPRLFRLRSPALAYFIAGTLLLLVGSLLALLLNYLPVGSLLPSHSAFTFPITILQISIVGEVLFFAMGMSLRNRQNERQKILYQAQLIEQLRENERKQDKLQRIREDIAHDLHDDVGSDLSSIGVLSQVAARQVDQDPEAARATIQRIGQTARRVVTTMREIIWSMNSAQTSLASFSQRLQEMATLLFEYQTATLSIRLPDDDLTRLLPVESRRDLFLMVKEMLYNAIRHADARHVYLTMWVADDALHLTVRDDGRGFPSEIYESQTGNGLKSMRKRTDALNGCLTIDSQPGTGTTLTFQCPLATEELVVG is encoded by the coding sequence ATGACTCTGGCCCCATCCTATACGGCTGTTCGATTATTTCTGGATGGCATGCTAAGCATGATGGCTCTGTTTGCGCTGCTTAGCTATTTTCAGCATAGGAAGCCACTCTACTGGCAGTATTCGCTCTACATTGCCTGCATGATTCTCGACCTTCGGTTGAGTGATCTCGGGTATGCCCAGCCCGATTACCAGCCCGGCGCCTTCTATCCTGAAACGTTGCTGGAGTCGCTGGGCTACATGGTGTACATTCGATTTGCTATCCTGCTCGTCGACCCCATCCGGCAGGACCCGACCAGCTATCGACTGATGCGATTGCTGTTGATTGGTTTCGCAGCCGCCCTGTTCTTCGATACGATCTTGTGGCTGGCCAACGTATCGGCTATCATGCGCAGTACGGTATACATGACCAACCGGCTACTGATTTCGACTGGCGTGGTATATCTGGTACCCCGCCTTTTTCGCCTGCGCAGCCCCGCGCTCGCTTACTTTATTGCTGGTACACTTCTGCTGCTGGTCGGATCGCTGCTGGCCTTATTACTGAACTACTTGCCCGTCGGCAGTCTGCTCCCGTCGCACAGCGCGTTCACGTTTCCCATCACTATCCTGCAAATAAGCATTGTGGGCGAGGTACTGTTTTTTGCGATGGGTATGTCGCTGCGAAACCGGCAGAATGAGCGACAAAAGATTCTGTATCAGGCCCAACTGATTGAGCAACTGCGCGAAAATGAACGCAAGCAGGATAAATTACAGCGGATTCGGGAAGATATTGCGCACGATCTCCATGACGACGTTGGCTCCGACCTGAGCAGTATCGGCGTGCTGAGTCAGGTAGCCGCCCGCCAGGTTGACCAGGACCCCGAAGCTGCCCGGGCCACTATCCAGCGCATCGGGCAGACGGCCCGACGCGTTGTGACGACCATGCGCGAAATAATCTGGAGTATGAACTCGGCCCAGACCTCGCTGGCGAGCTTCAGTCAGCGCCTTCAGGAGATGGCTACGTTACTTTTCGAATACCAGACCGCAACACTCAGTATTCGCCTGCCCGACGACGATCTTACCCGTCTGTTGCCCGTTGAGAGTCGGCGCGATCTATTCTTGATGGTCAAGGAAATGCTCTACAACGCCATTCGCCATGCCGATGCCCGGCATGTGTACCTTACGATGTGGGTAGCCGACGATGCGCTTCACTTAACCGTTCGCGACGATGGTCGCGGTTTTCCATCGGAAATCTACGAGTCGCAGACGGGAAACGGGTTGA